ACCTGGTGAAGGTGGTCGTCTATCTGACCGACGTGCGCCACCGCGAAGCCGTCTATCGCACCATGGGCGAATACCTGAAGGGCGTGCATCCCGTTTCGACCGGGCTGGTGGTGCAGGCGCTGGCGCGGCCGGAATGGCTGGTCGAAATCGACGGCACCGCCGTCATTCCGGGCTAGGGCGATGACCTTTTCGCTGGTCGCCCGCTGCGCCGACACCGGCATGTTCGGGGTCGCCATCTCATCGTCCTCGCCGGCGGTGGCGGCGCGCTGTCCCTTTGTGCGCGCCGGCGTGGGCGCGGTGGCGACGCAGAACGTCACCGACCCCGGCCTGGGGCCCCTGGCGCTGGACCTGATGCAACAGGGCCTGTCCGCCCCCGAGGCTCTGGCCGAGGTCAGGCTGCGCGGATGCTTCATCGAATACCGGCAGGTGCTGGCGGTCGATGCCCTGGGCCGGACCGCCATCCATTCTGGTCCGAATTCGCTGGGCATCTGGGCCGATGCGCAGGCGCAGGATGTCGCCTCGGGCGGCAATCTGCTGGCCAATGACGGCGTGCCGCAGGCGATCGTCGACAGCTTCCTGTCATCGACAGGCCATATCGGCGACCGGCTGATCGCCGCCATGCGTGCCGGCCTGGCCGCCGGCGGCGAGGCCGGCCCTGTCCACTCCGCCGGGCTGAAGATCGCCGACAGGCTTGCCTGGCCGGTGGCCGACCTGCGCTGCGACTGGACCGAGGACTGCCCGATCGACGCGCTTGCCCGGCTGTGGGACATCTACAAGCCGCAGCTGGAGGCTTATGTCCAGCGTGCCATCGACCCGCGCGAGGCCCCCTCGTACGGTGTTCCCGGAGATGAATGAAGGAACCCCCATGCTGGACCATCAGGGCTGGAAATCCCGCGCTGCCGCGCTGACCTTGCGCGGACAGGCCTTCATCGACGGCAAGTTCGTCGATGCGCTGTCGGGCAAGACCTTCGACAGCATCAACCCGGCGACGGGCGCGGTGCTGACCCGGGTCGCGGAATGCGACGCCGCCGATGTCGACCGCGCCGTTTCCGCCGCCCGCCGTGCCTTTCAGGACGGGCGCTGGTCGCGCAAGCCCCCCGGCGAACGCAAGGCGGTGCTGCTGCGGCTGGCCGACCTGATCCGCGCAAACCTGGAAGAGCTGGCGCTGCTGGATAGCCTGGACATGGGCAAGCTGGTGCGCGATGCCGCCACCATCGACGCGCCCGGTTCGGCGCATTTCTTCCAGTGGTATGCCGAAGCCATCGACAAGATCTATGACGAGGTGGCGCCGACCGGGCCGGGCGATCTGGCCATGGTGCGGCGGGTGCCGCTGGGCGTCGTCGGCGCGGTGGTGCCGTGGAACTTCCCGCTGGACATGGCGACATGGAAGGCGGCGGCGGCGCTGGCCGTCGGCAATTCGGTGGTGTTGAAACCGGCCGAGCAATCGCCGCTATCGGCGATCCGCCTTGCCGAACTGGCGGCCGAGGCCGGCCTGCCCGACGGGGTGCTGAACGTGGTGCCGGGCTTTGGCGCCACCGCCGGCAAGGCGCTGGGTCTGCACATGGATGTCGATTGCCTGGCCTTCACCGGCTCGACCGCGACCGGCAAGCGTTTCATGGAATATTCCGGCCAGTCGAACCTGAAGCAGGTCTGGCCCGAGACCGGCGGCAAAAGCCCCAACCTGGTCTTTGCCGATTGCGAGGATCTGGATGCGGCGGCCGACATGGCAGCCTTTGGCATCTTCTTCAACCAGGGCGAGGTCTGTTCGGCCAATTCGCGGCTGTATGTCGAACGCCGGATCAAGGACACCTTCGTCGAAAAGCTGATCCAGCGCGCCCAGGCCCTGCAACCCGGCGATCCTCTGGACCCGGCATCGAAAATGGGCGCCATCGTTGATGAGCGGCAGACCCAAGGGATCATGCGCTTCATCGACGAAGGCCGGCGCACCGCCAACCTGGTCGCGGGCGGCGAACGTGTCCGCATCGACGGCAAGGGCTGCTTCGTGCAGCCGACGATCTTTGACGATGTGCGCCACGACGATCCGCTGGCCCGCGACGAGATCTTCGGCCCGGTGCTGTCGGTCATCCCCTTCGATACCGAGGACGAGGCCGTGGCCATGGCCAACGACTCGATCTATGGGCTGGCGGCCTCGGTCTGGACGGACAACCTGTCGCGCGCCTGCCGGGTATCGGAACGTCTGCATGTGGGCACGGTGTCGGTCAATTGCGTCGATGCCCTGTCGGCGCAGACCCCCTTTGGCGGCATGAAGCAATCGGGCTTTGGCCGCGACCTGTCGCTGCATTCGCTGGACAAGTATTCGGCGCTGAAAACCGTCTGGATCAAGTATCGGGGCTGATCGCCACCAGCCTCGCCCAGGATGCGCGCGCCCCGCGCGTCCCCCGCCATCCGGGCCGCCGCCGCCCGCCCCGCCTTGCAAGGAGCCTCAATTGCGCGATCCCCGCTACGACATCCTGTTCCAGCCGATGCAGATCGGCCCCGTCACCGCCAAGAACCGCTTCTATCAGGTGCCGCATTGCAACGGCGGCGGCTATCGCGACCCGTCGGCCGCGGCCGAGATGCGCGGCATCAAGGCCGAAGGCGGCTGGGGGGTCATCTTCACCGAACAGTGCGAGATGCACCACACCTCGGAAATCACTCCTTTCATCGAACTGCGCCTGTGGGAGGACAAGGACATCCCGCAGCTGCGCAAGATGGCCGAACGGATGAAAACCCATGGCGCCCTGGCCGGCATCCAGCTGGCCTATTCCGGCATCAACGGCCCGAACCTTTACACCAAAGAGGTGCCGCTGGCCCCATCGGCCATGCCGATCCGCACCTTTACCAACGACCCGGTGCAGGCCCGCGCCCTGGACAAGACCGACATCAGGAACCTGCGCCGCTGGTTCGTGAATGCGGCGCGGCGCTCAAAACTGGCCGGCTTCGACCTGATCTGCCTTTACGGCGCGCATGGCTTTGGCATCTTCCAGCATTTCCTGAGCCGCGCCACCAACCAGCGCAGCGACGAATATGGCGGCAGCCTTGAAAATCGTTCGCGCTTCGTGAACGAGGTCATCGCCGACATGCGGGACGCGGTGGGCGACACCATGGGTATCACGCTGCGCGTCAGTCTGGACGAGACCATCGGCGATCTGGGCTTTTCCAATGCCGAGGTGCGCGAGTTCATCGAACTGAACCGCGACCTGCCCGACCTGTGGGACCTGGCCCAGGGCTCGTGGGAGGATTGCTCGGGCCCGTCGCGCTTCAAGGACGAGAGTGCGCAGGAACAACTGGTGCGCGGCATCCGCGAGCTGACCGACAAGCCGGTGGTGGGCGTCGGCCGCTTTACCTCGGCCGATACCATGGTGCGGATGATCAGGTCGGGAACACTGGATTTCATCGGCTGCGCCCGGCCGTCGATCGCCGATCCCTTTCTGCCCCGCAAGATCGAGGAAGGCCGCATCGAGGACATCCGCGAATGCATCGGCTGCAATATCTGCATCACCGGCGACATGACCATGTCGATCAGCCGTTGCACCCAGAACCCCACCTTCATGGAGGAATGGCGCAAGGGCTGGCACCCCGAGAAGATGAACCCCAAGGGCGACAGCCAAAGCGTGCTGATCGTCGGTTCCGGCCCGGCCGGGCTCGAGGCGGCGCGGGCGCTGGCGCTGCGCGGCTATGACATCGCCATCGCCGAGGCGCGCACCGAACTGGGCGGCCGCGTCGCCCGCGAACGCCGCCTGCCCGGCCTGTCGGCCTGGGGCCGGGTGCTGGAATATCGCGAATACCAGATCAGCCAGCGCCCCAATGTCGAGACCTATTTCGACAGCCGGCTGGACGCTGATGCGATCATGGAATTCGGCTTCCAGAACATCTGCATCGCCACTGGCGCCAGATGGCGTGCCGATGGGGTGTCGCGCCAGCATGTGGTGCCGATGCCGATGGACGGCTCGCTGCCGATCTTCACCCCCGACGACATCATGGAAGGCCGCAAGCCCCGGGGCAAGGTGGTGATCTTTGACGACGACCACTATTACATGGGCGGCGTTCTGGCCGAGCTTCTGGTCGGCGAAGGCTGCGAGGTGACGCTTATCACCCCCTCGGCCTATGTGTCGGACTGGACGATGAACACGCTGGAACAGCACACCATCCACCGCCGCCTGGCCGGGATGGGGGTCAATATCATACTGAACCGCGGCGTGGCCAGCATTGGCGGCGGACAGGTGGTTTCCAACTGTGTCTATACCGGCGCGTTGCAGGAACATGGCTGCGACGCGGTGGTGATCGTCGCCTCGCGCGAGGAGGAAAACGGGCTGTATCTGGACCTCAAGGCGCGCGAAGCCGACTGGGCCGATGCGGGCATCCGCTCGGTGCAGATCATCGGCGACGCCAATGCCCCCGGCCCGATCGCCTGGGCGACCTATGCCGGCCACCGCTATGCCCGTGATCTGGACGAACCGGACCGCGGCGACGACCTGCCCTTCCGCCGCGAGATCACCGAACTGGCGATCGGTTAGTGCCAGGTGGGGCGGCGGCGCCCCACGGCTTTAATGTCGATATCCCCGCGGGTGCAGCCTGCGGGGATATCCTGTCAGCGGACCCCGGGGCTTCCCACCTCGGTCGCCCCGACCGGACCCGTCCGGCCCAGCCTGTCACGCATCCCCCGTCCGTGACGCGGGTCAGATCGCCCGATGCGTCACCCGCCCGCCGCAGACGGTCAGCGCGATGCCGGCGGCGCTGGCGCTATCGGCCAGATCCTCGAGCCGGCCGTCGATCAGCACCAGATCGGCATCCTGGCCGGGCCGCAGGCTGCCCCGGCGGTGATCGGCGAAATCGGCATGGGCGCCGCCCAGGGTATAGGCGTGCAGACATTCCTCCAGGCTGATGCGCTGGTCGGGCATGTCGGCGGCCCAGGGGCGGCGGGTCAAGGCGCAATGGATCGCGTAAAGCGGCGACAGCGGCGAGACCGGCCAGTCGGTGCCAAAGGCCAGCGGCACCTGCCGGTCCAGGATCATCCGCCAGCCAAAGGCGGTGGGCCAGCGGTCGCGGCCCATGATGGTGGTGGTCGGCTCAAGCGGCAGCCCGGCCGAGCCGGGCGGGTGCACCGGCTGCATCGAGGCGACGATGCCCAGCGGTGCCAGCCGGTCCAGGTCGCTGGGGTGGATGGTGTCGATATGTTCGATCCGGTGGCGGGAATCGCGGGCACCGTTGGCGCGACGCGCGGCGGCGTAACCGTCTATGGTGGCGCGCACCGCGCCATCGCCCACCGCATGGGTGGCCAGTTGCAGCCCGCGGCGGTCGGCCTCGATGCAGATGGCATCAAACACCGGCGGCGCGATCAGCGGCTCGGACCGGAAGCCCGGCCGGTCGGGATAGTCGCTGACCGTCAGCGCCGTCCAGGTGTCATAGACCCCGTCCATGAACAGCTTGACGCGGCCAAAGCGCAACCAGCCCGGCACCTCGGGGCCGAAATCGTCGATGCGGGCCACCCCCTCGGGCCCGTCGGCCGCCACCAGACGCAAGGGCAGGCTGACGCGCACCGGCATCTGCCCGGCCAGCGCCAGATCGCGCATCAAGCCGGCCTGATAGGCGTTCCCGTCCATGTTCACCGCGCTGGTGATGCCATGGCGGGCGCAGAAATCGCCGGCCCGTGCGATCAGCCCCTGGTCATGGGCGCGGTCGGCCGCGGTGACGGCGCCGCCGCCGGCATAGTCCAGCCCGTCGCGGCCACGCAGCCGCGACAGTTCCCTGATCTTCTGCATGGCGGCGAATTCGCGCAATTCGCCGCTGGCCAGGCCGTCGGCGCCAAGGACGATTTCCGATCCTGGCCCCACATCGCCGCCCTGCAGGATACCGGCCTGTTGCAGCGCGCAGGTATTGGCCCAGGCGCAGTGCAGGTCGGTCGCCAGCAGGGCGATGGGCCGGTCGGCGCAGATCGCGTCCAGCAGATGGCGGTCGGGGCGGCGATCCTCGCCGAAGATGGTGTAGTTCACGGCATAGGCAAACAGGATCTCGTCGCCCGGATTGTCGTCGATGAAGCGTCGAAAGGCCGCCCGCGCCTGATCGAAGCCGAAGCAGCTGCCCAGGTTCAGCATCGCCAGCGTGGCGCCGCCCATGAACAGGTGCAGATGGCTTTCGACAAAGCCGGGCATCAGTTCGCGCCCCCCCGCATTGATGATCCGGGTGCGCGGCCCGGCAAGGTCGCGGATCTGGGCGTCGCTGCCCAGGGCCAGGATGCGGCCGTCGGCCACCGCCAGGGCGGTGGTGCCGGCGGCGGCGAACATCGGGCGGGTGCGTGCGTTCACGATCAGCAGATCGGCGGTCATGGCTTGCCTTTCATCCGGGGCAGGTCCGGCGACCGGCGGCCGGGTGCCGCCGATGGCGGGGCATTACTGCATCAGCTGCGTCCAGACCCGGGTGACCAGGTCCTGCGCCGCCGGCGAACAGGTGCGCGAGAACTGCACCGGCACCTCGGGGTAAAGCTCGGGCGCCTTTTCCCTGGTATAGACAACCTTGTCCGCCACCAGCATCATCGGCGAGCTGTGGGCATAGAAGTTCATCTGTTCGGTGGCGTTTTCGGGCTGCGAGATGAACTCGATGAACTTGATTGCATTCTCGCGGTTGGCCGCCCCTTTGGGGATGGCCAGACTGTCGATCCAGCCGACCAGACCTTCGCTGGTCATTGCCATCTTGACCGGGGCTCCCCCATCACGGGCCCGCAATTCCTCGCCGTCCCACCAGAAATGCGCCGCGACCTCGCCCGAGGCCAGGCGGCTGGCGATGTTGTCGCCGCTATAGACGGCGACCGCAGGTTTCTGCGCCTGCAAAAGGTCCAGAACCTTCTTCATCTCGTCCGGGTTTTCGGTGCAGAAGGGGATGCCCAGATAAAGCTGCGCGGCGCCGATCACCTCGTCGGGCTGCGACAGCATCGCGATCTTGCCGACCAGATCGCCCTCGGGCTCGAAGAAGTGACGCAGGCTGTCGGTCGGGCCCTTGTAGACATCGGTGTTCACGACAAATCCGGCGGTGCCATAGGCAAAGGGAATGGAATAGTCCTGCCCTTCGTCCCACCACTGGTTGCGCCAGCGCGGGTCGATGTTGTCAAAGGCCGCCAGCTGGTTGGCGCCATAGTTTTCAAGCAGGCCCTGGTCGATCATGATCCGCAGGAAATGCTGCGATGGCGTGACGACATCATATCCCGACGAACCCGCCTGCAGCTTGGTCAGCAGATCCTCGTTCGAGGTGTAGCCGTCAACATGGACCTCGACTTCATGTTCGCGCGAGAATTTCTCGATCAGCGCCGGGGATACGGAATCGGCCCAGACATACAGGTTCAGCTTGCCTTCGGCCT
The Paracoccus sp. SMMA_5_TC DNA segment above includes these coding regions:
- a CDS encoding DUF1028 domain-containing protein, producing the protein MTFSLVARCADTGMFGVAISSSSPAVAARCPFVRAGVGAVATQNVTDPGLGPLALDLMQQGLSAPEALAEVRLRGCFIEYRQVLAVDALGRTAIHSGPNSLGIWADAQAQDVASGGNLLANDGVPQAIVDSFLSSTGHIGDRLIAAMRAGLAAGGEAGPVHSAGLKIADRLAWPVADLRCDWTEDCPIDALARLWDIYKPQLEAYVQRAIDPREAPSYGVPGDE
- a CDS encoding extracellular solute-binding protein, with protein sequence MKSLVTATALALCLSSAAQAEGKLNLYVWADSVSPALIEKFSREHEVEVHVDGYTSNEDLLTKLQAGSSGYDVVTPSQHFLRIMIDQGLLENYGANQLAAFDNIDPRWRNQWWDEGQDYSIPFAYGTAGFVVNTDVYKGPTDSLRHFFEPEGDLVGKIAMLSQPDEVIGAAQLYLGIPFCTENPDEMKKVLDLLQAQKPAVAVYSGDNIASRLASGEVAAHFWWDGEELRARDGGAPVKMAMTSEGLVGWIDSLAIPKGAANRENAIKFIEFISQPENATEQMNFYAHSSPMMLVADKVVYTREKAPELYPEVPVQFSRTCSPAAQDLVTRVWTQLMQ
- a CDS encoding oxidoreductase; its protein translation is MRDPRYDILFQPMQIGPVTAKNRFYQVPHCNGGGYRDPSAAAEMRGIKAEGGWGVIFTEQCEMHHTSEITPFIELRLWEDKDIPQLRKMAERMKTHGALAGIQLAYSGINGPNLYTKEVPLAPSAMPIRTFTNDPVQARALDKTDIRNLRRWFVNAARRSKLAGFDLICLYGAHGFGIFQHFLSRATNQRSDEYGGSLENRSRFVNEVIADMRDAVGDTMGITLRVSLDETIGDLGFSNAEVREFIELNRDLPDLWDLAQGSWEDCSGPSRFKDESAQEQLVRGIRELTDKPVVGVGRFTSADTMVRMIRSGTLDFIGCARPSIADPFLPRKIEEGRIEDIRECIGCNICITGDMTMSISRCTQNPTFMEEWRKGWHPEKMNPKGDSQSVLIVGSGPAGLEAARALALRGYDIAIAEARTELGGRVARERRLPGLSAWGRVLEYREYQISQRPNVETYFDSRLDADAIMEFGFQNICIATGARWRADGVSRQHVVPMPMDGSLPIFTPDDIMEGRKPRGKVVIFDDDHYYMGGVLAELLVGEGCEVTLITPSAYVSDWTMNTLEQHTIHRRLAGMGVNIILNRGVASIGGGQVVSNCVYTGALQEHGCDAVVIVASREEENGLYLDLKAREADWADAGIRSVQIIGDANAPGPIAWATYAGHRYARDLDEPDRGDDLPFRREITELAIG
- a CDS encoding amidohydrolase produces the protein MTADLLIVNARTRPMFAAAGTTALAVADGRILALGSDAQIRDLAGPRTRIINAGGRELMPGFVESHLHLFMGGATLAMLNLGSCFGFDQARAAFRRFIDDNPGDEILFAYAVNYTIFGEDRRPDRHLLDAICADRPIALLATDLHCAWANTCALQQAGILQGGDVGPGSEIVLGADGLASGELREFAAMQKIRELSRLRGRDGLDYAGGGAVTAADRAHDQGLIARAGDFCARHGITSAVNMDGNAYQAGLMRDLALAGQMPVRVSLPLRLVAADGPEGVARIDDFGPEVPGWLRFGRVKLFMDGVYDTWTALTVSDYPDRPGFRSEPLIAPPVFDAICIEADRRGLQLATHAVGDGAVRATIDGYAAARRANGARDSRHRIEHIDTIHPSDLDRLAPLGIVASMQPVHPPGSAGLPLEPTTTIMGRDRWPTAFGWRMILDRQVPLAFGTDWPVSPLSPLYAIHCALTRRPWAADMPDQRISLEECLHAYTLGGAHADFADHRRGSLRPGQDADLVLIDGRLEDLADSASAAGIALTVCGGRVTHRAI
- a CDS encoding aldehyde dehydrogenase, with protein sequence MLDHQGWKSRAAALTLRGQAFIDGKFVDALSGKTFDSINPATGAVLTRVAECDAADVDRAVSAARRAFQDGRWSRKPPGERKAVLLRLADLIRANLEELALLDSLDMGKLVRDAATIDAPGSAHFFQWYAEAIDKIYDEVAPTGPGDLAMVRRVPLGVVGAVVPWNFPLDMATWKAAAALAVGNSVVLKPAEQSPLSAIRLAELAAEAGLPDGVLNVVPGFGATAGKALGLHMDVDCLAFTGSTATGKRFMEYSGQSNLKQVWPETGGKSPNLVFADCEDLDAAADMAAFGIFFNQGEVCSANSRLYVERRIKDTFVEKLIQRAQALQPGDPLDPASKMGAIVDERQTQGIMRFIDEGRRTANLVAGGERVRIDGKGCFVQPTIFDDVRHDDPLARDEIFGPVLSVIPFDTEDEAVAMANDSIYGLAASVWTDNLSRACRVSERLHVGTVSVNCVDALSAQTPFGGMKQSGFGRDLSLHSLDKYSALKTVWIKYRG